One Dioscorea cayenensis subsp. rotundata cultivar TDr96_F1 chromosome 15, TDr96_F1_v2_PseudoChromosome.rev07_lg8_w22 25.fasta, whole genome shotgun sequence genomic region harbors:
- the LOC120276866 gene encoding uncharacterized protein LOC120276866 translates to MARRYSRQEEALEIKSLRRILSAYLNYSDAAEEDVRRYERSFAKLSPAHKDLLSHLPVKYKRIRWCISVNTFFIMSMLQAFEPPIEMNQGVNFDDHDGQGDTVEGNPLSATLSNPIDRDVCSEHLTISGSHVSMHLTLDGKEENNLVNDATRSNGKEALN, encoded by the exons ATGGCCCGTCGCTATAGCAGGCAGGAGGAGGCCCTTGAGATCAAATCCCTCCGCCGCATCCTCAGCGCATACCTCAA TTATTCGGATGCTGCTGAAGAGGACgtaagaagatatgaaagatCTTTTGCAAAGCTTTCACCTGCTCACAAG GATCTTCTTTCGCATTTGCCTGTAAAGTACAAGAGAATTCGATG GTGTATATCTGTgaatacattttttattatgagTATGCTTCAG GCATTTGAACCTCCAATAGAGATGAACCAGGGTGTAAATTTTGATGATCATGATGGTCAGGGAGATACTGTTGAAGGCAATCCTCTCTCAGCAACTTTATCCAATCCTATAGACAGGGATGTTTGCTCAGAACATTTGACCATCAGTGGAAGTCATGTTTCCATGCATCTGACACTCGATGGCAAGGAAGAGAACAATTTAGTCAACGATGCTACAAGAAGTAATGGTAAAGAG GCCCTTAACTGA